One region of Termitidicoccus mucosus genomic DNA includes:
- the fucU gene encoding L-fucose mutarotase: MLKGISPLISPELLAVLARMGHGDEIVLADAHFPGESFNARVLRADGLRIAALLDAILPLLEIDTYVSDPLVMMAAVPGDSLDPAVEAAYLAPIRKHAPAAPALTRIDRFAFYERTRSAFAVVMTGETAKYGNIILKKGVTPAA; the protein is encoded by the coding sequence ATGCTCAAAGGCATCTCCCCGCTCATCAGCCCCGAACTGCTTGCCGTGCTCGCCCGCATGGGCCACGGCGACGAAATCGTCCTCGCCGACGCGCATTTCCCCGGCGAAAGCTTCAACGCCCGCGTGCTCCGCGCCGACGGCCTGCGCATCGCCGCACTCCTCGACGCCATCCTGCCGCTCCTCGAAATCGACACCTACGTGTCCGATCCGCTCGTGATGATGGCCGCCGTCCCCGGCGATTCGCTCGACCCCGCCGTCGAGGCCGCCTACCTCGCGCCCATCCGCAAACACGCGCCCGCCGCGCCCGCCCTCACGCGCATCGACCGCTTCGCCTTCTACGAACGCACCCGCTCCGCCTTTGCCGTCGTGATGACCGGCGAGACCGCCAAATACGGCAACATCATCCTCAAGAAAGGCGTCACCCCCGCCGCCTGA
- a CDS encoding methyl-accepting chemotaxis protein → MSTDVTPERISELAGTVLARIRDSIKEINEINLQARILAFNAQLEASRAGESGRGFAVVGQEMVSFSNRTQAAARTIEMEAEGRMRSLAEISHQLATRLSDVRSTRLCDLARVNIDLIDRNLYERSCDVRWWATDASVVAALESPGHETARHAGRRLGVILKAYTVYFDIVLADLNGTIIANGRPDQFRSTGSAHRPAPWFATALATESGDEFGFQGVHASALVGGRRALVYSCKVCRGGDARGEPLGVLGIVFNWDGLAQKIMRETPDQRPSTRICIVDDSGLVLADTADRILAERLDWPERSRLFSQKVGACIAMFKDVRTRVAHAQSPGFETYRTGWHSVILENADG, encoded by the coding sequence ATGTCCACCGATGTCACTCCCGAACGGATCAGCGAACTCGCTGGTACCGTGCTCGCCCGCATTCGTGATTCCATCAAGGAAATCAACGAGATCAACCTTCAGGCCCGCATCCTCGCTTTCAATGCGCAGCTGGAGGCTTCCCGCGCCGGGGAGTCCGGGCGGGGATTTGCGGTCGTCGGGCAGGAAATGGTGAGTTTTTCCAACCGCACCCAGGCCGCCGCCCGCACCATCGAGATGGAAGCGGAGGGGCGCATGCGCAGCCTGGCCGAAATCAGCCACCAGCTCGCCACACGTCTGAGCGACGTGCGGAGCACGCGCCTCTGCGACTTGGCGCGGGTGAACATCGACCTCATCGACCGCAATCTCTACGAACGTTCCTGCGACGTGCGCTGGTGGGCGACCGACGCCTCCGTCGTGGCCGCGCTCGAATCGCCCGGCCACGAGACGGCGCGCCACGCCGGCCGGCGCCTCGGCGTCATCCTCAAGGCCTACACGGTTTATTTCGACATCGTGCTCGCCGACCTGAACGGGACGATCATCGCCAACGGCCGGCCCGACCAGTTCCGCTCGACCGGCTCGGCGCATCGCCCGGCGCCCTGGTTTGCCACGGCGCTGGCCACGGAAAGCGGTGACGAGTTCGGCTTCCAGGGGGTCCACGCCTCGGCGCTGGTCGGGGGCCGGCGCGCCTTGGTTTATTCCTGCAAGGTGTGTCGCGGCGGCGACGCCCGCGGCGAGCCGCTCGGCGTGCTCGGCATTGTTTTCAACTGGGACGGCCTTGCGCAGAAAATCATGCGCGAGACGCCCGACCAGCGTCCCTCGACCCGCATCTGCATCGTCGATGACAGCGGGCTCGTGCTCGCCGACACCGCGGACCGCATCCTCGCGGAGCGCCTCGACTGGCCGGAGCGCTCCCGGCTTTTCAGCCAGAAAGTCGGCGCCTGCATTGCCATGTTCAAGGACGTCCGCACCCGCGTCGCCCACGCCCAGTCGCCGGGCTTCGAGACCTACCGCACCGGCTGGCATTCGGTGATACTGGAAAACGCCGACGGATGA
- a CDS encoding alkene reductase codes for MSALFDPVAFGDLHLPNRIVMAPLTRSRAGAGRVPNALMAGYYAQRASAGLILSEATSVTPQGVGYRDTPGIWSPEQVAGWKLVTRAVHDAGGRIVLQLWHVGRVSHPLFLNGELPVAPSAIPPEGHVSLVRPLTPYVTPRALETGEIPGIIEAYRQGAANAKEAGFDGVEIHGANGYLPDQFLQDGTNRRTDAYGGPVENRARFLLEATDAAISVWGPGRVGVHLAPRGGSHSMSDSDPLGTFSYVARELGRRKIAFIFIRESLEGDAPRIGPQLKAAFGGAFVANEGFTKETAERVLAAGEADAVAFGVPFIANPDLPRRFALGAPLNPARPDTFYAEGATGYTDYPALAA; via the coding sequence ATGTCCGCACTCTTCGATCCCGTCGCGTTCGGCGACCTCCATCTCCCCAACCGCATCGTCATGGCCCCGCTCACGCGCAGCCGCGCCGGCGCCGGCCGCGTGCCCAACGCCCTCATGGCCGGGTATTATGCGCAACGCGCCTCGGCCGGCCTCATCCTCAGCGAGGCCACCTCCGTCACGCCGCAAGGCGTGGGTTATCGCGACACGCCCGGCATCTGGTCGCCCGAACAGGTCGCCGGCTGGAAACTCGTCACGCGGGCGGTCCATGACGCGGGCGGGCGGATCGTGCTGCAACTCTGGCACGTCGGCCGCGTCTCGCACCCGCTTTTCCTCAACGGAGAACTGCCCGTGGCGCCCAGCGCCATCCCGCCGGAAGGCCATGTGAGCCTCGTCCGCCCGCTCACGCCCTACGTCACGCCGCGCGCACTGGAGACCGGCGAGATTCCCGGCATCATCGAGGCCTACCGCCAGGGCGCGGCCAACGCGAAGGAGGCCGGCTTCGACGGGGTCGAAATCCACGGCGCCAACGGCTACCTGCCCGACCAGTTCCTGCAGGACGGCACCAACCGCCGGACCGACGCCTACGGCGGCCCGGTCGAGAACCGCGCCCGCTTCCTGCTCGAGGCGACAGACGCAGCCATCTCCGTCTGGGGACCGGGCCGGGTCGGCGTGCACCTCGCCCCGCGCGGCGGCTCGCACTCGATGAGCGATTCCGATCCGCTGGGAACTTTCAGCTACGTCGCGCGCGAACTGGGCCGCCGGAAAATCGCCTTCATTTTCATCCGCGAATCGCTGGAGGGCGACGCCCCGCGCATCGGCCCGCAACTCAAGGCCGCGTTTGGCGGCGCGTTTGTCGCCAACGAGGGTTTTACGAAAGAGACCGCGGAGCGGGTGCTGGCCGCGGGCGAGGCCGACGCGGTGGCGTTCGGCGTGCCCTTCATTGCCAATCCCGACCTGCCGCGACGCTTCGCGCTCGGCGCCCCGCTGAACCCGGCGAGGCCCGACACATTTTACGCCGAGGGCGCGACGGGTTACACGGATTATCCGGCGCTGGCGGCGTGA
- the uxaC gene encoding glucuronate isomerase: MKDHPFLPENFLLNTDWARTLYFEHAVPQPIFDYHCHLPPDQIASNRQFENLFQIWLAGDHYKWRAMRSNGINEDLITGNKTSDYDKFLAYARTVPQTLRNPLYHWSHLELRRYFGIDLVINEANAPKIWELANARLATPEFTTQGILRKNRVNVVCTTDDPVDSLEHHIAIKKAGLPTRVHPTFRPDKAMVVHAPAVFNAWCDQLAASSGVEVRDLASFLDAIDKRHAFFHSLGGRLSDHGLEFIPDTDCTETEASAIFAAARAGKAAGPEQAARFTWFMMLFFGRLDAKRGWTKQLHLGALRNNNSRLLKRLGADAGVDSIGDFPQARGLARYLDRLDSAGELPKTVLYNLNPSDNYVFATMIGNVQDDLAPGKIQFGSGWWFLDQKEGMEWQLNALSQLGLLSRFVGMLTDSRSFMSYVRHEYFRRLLCSMIGADVEAGLIPADRALVGGMIEDICYKNALRYFGLEAGTL, from the coding sequence ATGAAAGACCACCCCTTCCTGCCCGAAAACTTCCTGCTCAACACCGACTGGGCGCGCACACTCTACTTCGAGCACGCCGTTCCGCAGCCGATCTTCGACTACCACTGCCACCTGCCGCCCGACCAGATCGCCTCGAACCGCCAGTTCGAAAACCTCTTCCAGATCTGGCTGGCCGGCGACCATTACAAATGGCGCGCCATGCGCTCCAACGGCATCAATGAGGACCTCATCACCGGCAACAAAACCAGCGACTACGACAAGTTCCTCGCCTACGCCCGCACCGTCCCGCAGACGCTGCGCAATCCCCTCTACCACTGGTCGCACCTCGAGCTGCGCCGCTATTTCGGCATCGACCTAGTCATCAACGAGGCCAACGCCCCGAAAATCTGGGAGCTGGCCAACGCCAGACTCGCCACGCCCGAGTTCACCACCCAGGGCATTTTGCGCAAGAACCGCGTCAACGTCGTGTGTACCACCGACGACCCGGTGGACTCGCTCGAACACCACATCGCGATCAAAAAGGCCGGCCTGCCCACGCGCGTGCACCCGACCTTCCGGCCCGACAAGGCCATGGTCGTCCACGCGCCCGCCGTGTTCAACGCGTGGTGCGACCAGCTCGCCGCCTCCTCCGGTGTGGAGGTGCGCGACCTCGCCTCCTTCCTCGATGCCATCGACAAGCGCCACGCCTTCTTCCACTCCCTCGGCGGACGGCTCTCCGACCACGGCCTCGAATTCATTCCCGACACTGATTGCACCGAGACCGAGGCATCGGCCATCTTCGCGGCCGCGCGTGCCGGCAAAGCCGCCGGCCCCGAGCAAGCCGCCCGGTTCACCTGGTTCATGATGCTCTTCTTCGGCCGGCTCGACGCGAAGCGCGGCTGGACCAAACAGCTCCACCTCGGCGCGCTGCGCAACAATAACAGCCGCCTGCTCAAGCGCCTCGGCGCCGATGCAGGCGTGGACTCCATCGGCGACTTCCCGCAGGCGCGCGGTCTCGCCCGCTACCTCGACCGGCTCGACTCGGCCGGCGAGCTGCCGAAAACCGTCCTCTACAACCTCAATCCCTCCGACAATTACGTCTTCGCCACGATGATCGGCAACGTGCAGGACGACCTCGCGCCGGGCAAGATCCAGTTCGGCAGCGGCTGGTGGTTCCTCGACCAGAAGGAAGGCATGGAGTGGCAGCTCAACGCCCTCTCGCAACTGGGCCTGCTCAGCCGCTTCGTGGGCATGCTGACCGATTCGCGCAGCTTCATGAGCTACGTGCGCCACGAGTATTTCCGGCGCCTGCTCTGCTCAATGATCGGCGCGGATGTGGAGGCCGGCCTCATCCCCGCCGACCGCGCGCTGGTCGGCGGCATGATCGAGGACATCTGCTACAAAAACGCCCTTCGCTACTTCGGCCTCGAGGCGGGAACGCTGTAG
- a CDS encoding alpha/beta hydrolase fold domain-containing protein yields MTLPALTGGAPAAQPPAPPDAKILRDIPYVTGGHERQKLDLYLPKKKSGRPLPLIVWVHGGGWRGSDKGRCLPAANGFTARGYAVASIGYRLSDTAVFPAQLEDCKAAIRWLRAHATSHDIDPDRIAAWGSSAGGHLVALLGTTGDTRAFDTGENLDFSSGVQAVVDYYGPTDFCDRSLLKEKPSLGGPESAESRLIGAAVRDNPEKAAAASPVTYVTKSDAAFFIVHGTDDPVVPISQSRRLDAALRKAGVFSKLKVIEGAAHGGPEYAARGLLDEVDAFLTAQLKPSAR; encoded by the coding sequence ATGACTCTCCCTGCCCTGACCGGCGGCGCGCCCGCCGCCCAGCCGCCCGCGCCGCCCGATGCGAAAATCCTGCGGGACATTCCCTATGTCACCGGCGGACATGAGCGGCAGAAACTCGACCTCTACCTGCCCAAAAAGAAAAGCGGCCGGCCGCTGCCGCTGATCGTCTGGGTGCATGGCGGCGGATGGCGCGGCAGCGACAAGGGCCGCTGCCTGCCCGCGGCCAACGGGTTCACGGCGCGCGGTTACGCGGTCGCGAGCATCGGCTACCGGCTGAGCGACACGGCGGTGTTTCCCGCGCAACTCGAAGACTGCAAGGCCGCCATCCGCTGGCTCCGCGCCCATGCCACGTCCCACGACATCGACCCGGACCGCATCGCCGCGTGGGGCTCGTCGGCAGGCGGGCATCTGGTGGCGTTGCTCGGCACGACCGGCGACACGCGCGCCTTCGACACAGGCGAAAACCTCGATTTTTCCAGCGGCGTGCAGGCGGTCGTCGACTATTACGGGCCGACGGATTTTTGCGACCGCAGCCTGCTGAAAGAGAAACCCTCCTTGGGCGGACCCGAAAGCGCCGAGTCGCGGCTCATCGGCGCGGCGGTCAGGGACAATCCCGAAAAAGCGGCCGCTGCGAGCCCGGTCACCTACGTGACGAAAAGCGACGCGGCATTTTTCATCGTGCACGGCACGGACGACCCTGTCGTGCCGATCTCGCAAAGCCGCCGCCTCGACGCGGCGCTGCGGAAGGCCGGAGTGTTTTCAAAGCTGAAGGTCATCGAGGGCGCGGCCCACGGCGGCCCGGAATACGCGGCCCGCGGGCTGCTCGATGAAGTGGATGCGTTCCTCACGGCGCAGTTGAAGCCCTCCGCGCGATAG
- a CDS encoding TlpA family protein disulfide reductase — protein MKKTIPALLLALAIAPLAPFIHAAEKGDTPAIISHGEKVTLAEHLVAGKTTVVDFTSKYCPPCVRLSPLLDKLHAQRDDIAVVKVDINRPKTKGIDWKSPVAQQYQLKSIPHFQIYDAAGNLVAEGKEARAKVSAWLEGIDS, from the coding sequence ATGAAAAAAACCATCCCCGCCCTCCTGCTTGCGCTCGCCATCGCCCCCCTCGCGCCGTTCATCCACGCCGCCGAAAAAGGCGACACCCCCGCCATCATTTCCCACGGCGAAAAAGTCACCCTGGCCGAGCATCTCGTCGCCGGAAAAACCACCGTGGTCGATTTCACCAGCAAATACTGCCCGCCCTGCGTGCGCCTCTCGCCGCTGCTCGACAAACTCCACGCGCAGCGCGACGACATCGCCGTGGTCAAGGTCGATATCAACCGCCCCAAGACCAAGGGCATCGACTGGAAATCGCCGGTCGCGCAGCAATACCAGCTCAAGTCCATCCCCCATTTCCAGATTTACGATGCCGCCGGGAACCTCGTGGCCGAGGGCAAGGAGGCTCGCGCGAAAGTCAGCGCATGGCTGGAGGGCATCGATTCCTGA
- a CDS encoding helix-turn-helix domain-containing protein codes for MPPLPGRASVTGSMLRRSSVPLHTLRDCRPAEVAQRGIFVGRVEDSLERCPQKAACHRHDHFEFFWVTGEGSHFNDFRRHALRGRSLVIVSPGQVHAWPDAAGLRGIMVGFTEAFFDGREPPPSGLLGYPFVFDGGAPPVLPVAEDDPAASALDCVTAQIEREFAAQADGWLAVLRDYLRIAFTWAARLHAAAMPEPTEKAARAPVLVRRFRLRLEEKFRETGSVGNHARALGVTSGHLNDTLRAWTGRSAGDLVRARVLLEARRLLLHSPLSVSEIAYGLGFKDPSYFARAFRRETGVSPGEFRLDIRENYRTNPAESPTSRLRWEHARAS; via the coding sequence TTGCCTCCCCTGCCGGGGCGGGCAAGCGTGACCGGCAGCATGCTGCGCCGGTCTTCCGTCCCATTGCACACCCTGCGCGACTGCCGTCCGGCGGAGGTCGCGCAGCGCGGGATTTTTGTCGGGCGGGTCGAAGATTCGCTCGAACGCTGCCCGCAAAAGGCGGCCTGCCACCGGCACGATCACTTCGAGTTTTTCTGGGTCACGGGCGAAGGCTCGCATTTCAACGACTTCCGGCGCCACGCCCTGCGCGGCCGCTCGCTGGTGATCGTCAGCCCCGGGCAGGTGCATGCGTGGCCGGATGCAGCCGGGTTGCGGGGCATCATGGTCGGGTTCACCGAGGCGTTTTTCGACGGGCGCGAGCCGCCGCCGAGCGGGCTGCTCGGGTATCCCTTCGTGTTCGACGGCGGCGCGCCGCCGGTGCTGCCGGTGGCGGAGGACGACCCGGCGGCGTCCGCCCTCGACTGCGTGACCGCCCAGATCGAGCGCGAATTCGCGGCGCAGGCCGACGGCTGGCTGGCCGTGCTGCGCGATTACCTGCGCATTGCGTTCACCTGGGCCGCGCGGCTGCACGCCGCCGCCATGCCGGAGCCGACGGAAAAGGCCGCCCGCGCGCCGGTGCTGGTCCGGCGCTTCCGCCTGCGGCTGGAGGAAAAATTCCGCGAAACCGGCTCGGTCGGCAACCACGCCCGGGCGCTCGGGGTCACATCGGGCCATCTCAACGACACGCTGCGCGCCTGGACCGGCCGCTCGGCCGGCGACCTCGTGCGCGCCCGCGTGCTGCTGGAGGCGCGGCGACTCCTGCTGCATTCGCCGCTGAGCGTCTCGGAGATCGCCTACGGGCTCGGCTTCAAGGACCCGTCGTATTTCGCCCGGGCCTTCCGCCGCGAGACCGGCGTGTCCCCCGGGGAATTCCGCCTCGATATCCGCGAAAACTACCGGACAAACCCGGCCGAGTCCCCGACGAGCCGGTTGAGATGGGAGCACGCCCGCGCAAGCTAG
- a CDS encoding DEAD/DEAH box helicase, which yields MSKIRETLAPSKKKPAASKTGGQSSSKSSSRNEGGQGRRHDKPRFDDSRPRGEKRRDGRRDRDPQQQRSGGGAGKRSGSLGARGSRDGGRSDRGEPRAPQGERYEPPLRSGPRKQIADVPPQDTAFSKLGLNDRVAYAAAQKGYTEPTPIQAQAIPHILAGRDVAGSAQTGTGKTAAFALPILQRLGAHGRLRCLVLEPTRELALQVEEAFNKYSQYTDLDVTIVYGGVGYGRQRDDLARGVDILAATPGRLLDHMEQGTVSLDHIEVLVLDEVDRMLDMGFLPDVKRIVQKCPRERQTLFFTATLPPEITQLASWALRDPVEVKIGRQRTPAETVSHAFYPVVVSQKPDLLDELLRRTDFHSVIIFSRTKFGADRIARRLARAGHTVGVLHSDRNQRERTEALAGFKSGKYEVLVATDIAARGLDIADVSHVINYDVPENPEDYVHRIGRTGRAQKTGEAFTLVTEDDVRDARSIERFINASIERKKLDGFDYIYSALFDENAQQDTAPKPASRLHRGLRR from the coding sequence ATGTCGAAGATTCGCGAGACGCTCGCGCCTTCGAAAAAAAAGCCGGCCGCCAGCAAGACCGGCGGACAATCCTCTTCCAAATCCTCCTCCCGCAACGAAGGCGGGCAGGGCCGTCGCCACGACAAACCGCGCTTTGACGATTCCCGTCCGCGCGGCGAAAAACGCCGCGACGGCAGGCGCGACCGCGACCCGCAGCAGCAGCGCTCCGGCGGCGGCGCGGGAAAACGCTCCGGCTCCCTCGGCGCCCGCGGTTCGCGCGACGGAGGACGTTCCGACCGCGGCGAGCCCCGCGCCCCGCAGGGCGAACGCTACGAGCCGCCGCTCCGCAGCGGCCCGCGCAAACAAATCGCCGACGTGCCTCCGCAGGACACCGCGTTTTCCAAGCTCGGCCTCAACGACCGCGTCGCCTACGCCGCCGCCCAAAAAGGCTATACCGAGCCCACGCCCATCCAGGCGCAGGCCATCCCGCACATCCTCGCCGGCCGCGACGTGGCCGGCTCCGCGCAGACCGGCACCGGCAAGACCGCCGCCTTCGCCCTGCCCATCCTCCAGCGCCTCGGCGCGCACGGCCGCCTCCGCTGCCTCGTCCTCGAGCCCACCCGCGAACTCGCGCTTCAGGTCGAGGAGGCGTTCAACAAATACAGCCAGTACACCGACCTTGACGTCACCATCGTGTATGGAGGAGTCGGATACGGACGCCAGCGCGACGACCTCGCCCGCGGCGTGGACATCCTCGCCGCCACGCCCGGCCGCCTGCTCGACCACATGGAGCAGGGCACCGTCTCGCTCGACCACATCGAGGTCCTCGTGCTCGACGAGGTGGACCGCATGCTCGACATGGGCTTCCTGCCCGACGTGAAGCGCATCGTGCAAAAATGCCCGCGCGAACGGCAGACGCTTTTCTTCACCGCCACGCTCCCGCCCGAGATCACCCAGCTCGCCTCGTGGGCCCTGCGCGATCCCGTCGAGGTGAAAATCGGCCGCCAGCGCACGCCCGCCGAGACCGTCTCGCACGCGTTCTATCCCGTCGTCGTCTCGCAAAAACCCGACCTCCTCGACGAGCTTCTCCGGCGCACCGATTTCCACAGCGTCATCATTTTCAGCCGCACGAAATTCGGCGCCGACCGCATCGCGCGGCGCCTCGCGCGCGCCGGCCACACCGTCGGCGTGCTCCACTCCGACCGCAACCAGCGCGAGCGCACCGAGGCGCTCGCGGGCTTCAAGTCCGGCAAATACGAGGTGCTCGTCGCGACCGACATCGCCGCCCGCGGCCTCGACATCGCGGACGTCTCGCACGTCATCAACTACGACGTGCCCGAGAATCCCGAGGACTACGTGCATCGCATCGGACGCACGGGCCGCGCGCAAAAAACCGGCGAGGCCTTCACCCTCGTCACCGAGGACGACGTGCGCGACGCGCGCTCCATCGAGCGCTTCATCAACGCCAGCATCGAGCGCAAGAAACTCGACGGCTTCGACTATATCTATTCCGCGCTCTTCGACGAAAACGCGCAGCAGGACACCGCGCCCAAGCCCGCCAGCCGCCTCCACCGCGGCCTGCGACGTTAA
- a CDS encoding aldo/keto reductase has protein sequence MEYRKLGASGLKVPALSLGTGTFGGSNNAFFKAWGANEAAEATRLVDICLEAGLNLFDSADIYSAGRAEEVLGQAIKGRRDQVLISTKGTFRAGDGPNDVGSSRHHLIRAVEGSLRRLGTDYIDLYQLHGFDALTPVEETLGALDDLVRAGKIRYLGCSNFSGWHLMKSLAASARLGLARYVAHQAYYSLVGRDYEHELMPLGLDQGVGAVVWSPLGWGRLTGKIRRGQPLPETSRLHAKDVTDRGPQVDDEYLYQVVDALDEVARETGKTVPQVALNWLLQRPTVATVIIGARNEEQLRQNLGATGWNLAPAQVARLDAASARPAPYPYWHQAQFAERNPPAVS, from the coding sequence ATGGAATACAGAAAGCTCGGGGCCTCTGGCCTCAAGGTGCCGGCATTGAGCCTGGGCACGGGAACCTTCGGCGGCTCCAACAATGCCTTCTTCAAGGCTTGGGGCGCGAACGAAGCGGCCGAGGCCACGCGCCTCGTGGACATCTGCCTCGAAGCGGGGCTCAATCTATTCGACTCCGCCGACATCTACTCGGCGGGACGCGCCGAGGAAGTTCTCGGCCAGGCCATCAAGGGACGCCGCGACCAGGTGCTCATCTCGACCAAGGGCACGTTTCGCGCCGGCGACGGGCCGAACGACGTGGGCTCGTCGCGCCACCACCTGATCCGCGCGGTGGAGGGCAGCCTGCGGCGGCTGGGCACCGACTACATCGACCTCTACCAGCTCCACGGTTTCGATGCGCTCACGCCCGTCGAGGAGACGCTGGGCGCGCTCGACGATCTCGTGCGCGCAGGGAAAATCCGCTACCTCGGCTGCTCGAATTTCTCCGGCTGGCACCTGATGAAATCGCTCGCCGCCTCCGCCCGGCTCGGGCTCGCCCGCTACGTGGCCCACCAGGCCTACTACTCGCTGGTCGGCCGCGACTATGAGCACGAGTTGATGCCGCTCGGGCTCGACCAAGGGGTCGGCGCGGTCGTGTGGAGCCCCCTCGGCTGGGGCAGGCTCACCGGCAAAATTCGCCGCGGCCAGCCGTTGCCGGAGACCAGCCGGCTGCACGCCAAGGACGTGACCGACCGCGGCCCGCAGGTGGACGACGAATATCTTTACCAAGTGGTCGACGCGCTCGACGAAGTCGCCCGGGAAACCGGAAAAACCGTGCCGCAGGTCGCGCTCAACTGGCTGCTCCAGCGCCCGACGGTGGCGACCGTCATCATCGGCGCGCGCAACGAGGAGCAGCTTCGCCAGAATCTCGGCGCCACTGGCTGGAACCTCGCCCCCGCGCAGGTCGCCCGGCTCGACGCGGCGAGCGCGCGGCCTGCGCCCTATCCCTACTGGCATCAGGCCCAGTTCGCCGAGCGCAACCCGCCCGCCGTATCCTGA
- a CDS encoding glycine--tRNA ligase, producing MSTPSSSAEVSMETIVALCKRRGFIFQSSEIYGGLNGFFDYGPLGVELKKNIRDCWWNDMVRRREDIVGIESSIIMHPKVWEASGHVAGFTDPLVDCKVSKQRFRADQLFFSPVVIDGKTAGYVSALESENTAAELQAAAETFKRKKALQGALAPVEPRDMTEARPEEIPQIPSPATGEPGSLTPPRAFNMMFETYVGALRDASAVAYLRPETAQGMFVDFKNVVDTGRVKLPFGIAQTGKSFRNEITPRNFIFRSREFEQMEMEYFIHEDADWEKCHKEWIEWCRRWLISIGLPESHLSLYDHPKAKLAFYSRGTTDIMYKYPFGVQELWGIAARGAYDLTQHANASGKPQEIFDEATRKKFVPHVIEPAVGVDRIFLAVLCSAYAEEQVADEKGKAETRTVLRLSPRIAPVKVAVLPLLKNKEHLVARAQELYKKVKRKYTAFYDESGAIGRRYRRQDEIGTPWCVTIDFDTIEKDGTFTLRDRDTMQQKRISEPELFAMLDEQVW from the coding sequence ATGTCCACGCCGTCCTCCTCCGCCGAAGTCTCCATGGAAACCATCGTCGCGCTCTGCAAACGCCGCGGCTTCATCTTCCAGTCCTCCGAAATCTACGGCGGGCTCAACGGCTTCTTCGACTACGGGCCGCTCGGCGTCGAGCTGAAGAAAAACATCCGCGACTGCTGGTGGAACGACATGGTGCGCCGCCGCGAGGACATCGTCGGCATCGAGTCCTCCATCATCATGCACCCCAAGGTCTGGGAGGCCTCCGGCCACGTCGCCGGCTTCACCGACCCGCTCGTCGATTGCAAGGTCTCCAAGCAGCGGTTCCGCGCCGACCAGCTTTTTTTCTCGCCCGTCGTCATCGACGGCAAGACCGCCGGCTATGTCTCCGCCCTCGAAAGCGAAAACACCGCCGCCGAGCTCCAGGCCGCCGCCGAGACGTTCAAGCGCAAAAAAGCCCTCCAGGGCGCGCTCGCCCCGGTCGAGCCGCGCGACATGACCGAGGCCCGCCCCGAGGAAATCCCTCAGATCCCCTCCCCCGCCACCGGCGAGCCCGGCAGCCTCACGCCGCCGCGCGCGTTCAACATGATGTTCGAGACCTACGTCGGCGCGCTGCGCGACGCCTCGGCCGTCGCCTACCTGCGCCCCGAGACCGCGCAAGGCATGTTCGTCGATTTCAAAAACGTCGTGGACACCGGCCGCGTGAAACTTCCCTTCGGCATCGCGCAGACCGGGAAATCCTTCCGCAACGAGATCACCCCCCGCAACTTCATCTTCCGCTCGCGCGAATTCGAGCAGATGGAGATGGAATACTTCATCCACGAGGACGCCGACTGGGAGAAATGCCACAAGGAATGGATCGAGTGGTGCCGCCGCTGGCTCATCTCCATCGGCCTGCCCGAGTCGCACCTCAGCCTCTACGACCACCCGAAGGCGAAGCTGGCGTTCTATTCGCGCGGCACCACGGACATCATGTATAAATACCCCTTCGGCGTGCAGGAACTCTGGGGCATCGCCGCGCGCGGCGCCTACGACCTCACGCAGCACGCCAACGCCTCCGGCAAGCCGCAGGAAATCTTCGACGAGGCGACCAGGAAAAAATTCGTCCCGCACGTGATCGAGCCGGCGGTCGGCGTGGACCGCATATTCCTCGCCGTGCTCTGCTCCGCCTACGCCGAGGAACAGGTGGCCGACGAGAAAGGCAAGGCCGAGACCCGCACCGTGCTGCGCCTTTCCCCGCGCATCGCCCCGGTGAAAGTGGCCGTGCTCCCGCTCCTGAAAAACAAGGAGCATCTGGTGGCGCGCGCGCAGGAATTATACAAGAAGGTCAAACGCAAATACACCGCCTTCTACGACGAGTCGGGCGCCATCGGCCGCCGCTACCGCCGGCAGGACGAGATTGGCACGCCGTGGTGCGTGACCATCGATTTCGACACGATCGAGAAGGACGGCACCTTCACCCTCCGCGACCGCGACACCATGCAGCAAAAGCGCATCAGCGAGCCGGAGCTCTTCGCGATGCTGGACGAGCAGGTGTGGTGA